In the Silene latifolia isolate original U9 population chromosome 1, ASM4854445v1, whole genome shotgun sequence genome, tcttattattgttatctatattgattgtgtgattagtactgaccccggtgttgttttgtaaactgcggtgatccattcggggatggtgagcagatattgagcgggtattgagatgagtactgggatagctgggatgccacgacaaatgataggagtcttccgctgtagccttagtttatttacgtttcagttagaacagtcatttgagaatattgtatcgtactttggtttggttttgaggattgtatttattcattaaactatttataataaacgttgtttctgttttgtctatttgattatcatacctcgggcgaccgagatggtgatatcttcatacctgagtggtcctggtaaggcacttggagtatgggggtgttacaagtgtcCTCTACCGGATAGTGCAAGGGTTTGAAGAGTCCACCCGTGATTACTTGAAcaggttcaacaaagagaaggtggctATCCCGAGATGtgatatagcaaccgctatacaagccttccgccgAGGACTGCACCAAGATTCAGATCTTTACAAGGACCTGACGAAGCACCCTTGCACCACCTTTGAGGAAGTACAGTCAAAGGCAATTGCTGTCATAAGGCTAGAGGAAGACTCTACACCCATTAGAGGCGTCTATGATTCAGATCCAGTATCCAGAAAAGATCCAGTAGAGAAGAGGAGTGAAAGACCCAAACCCTACAACAGGAGTGTAAACAAAGTTTCTGGAAGTTCTGAAGGAAAGAGGGAAGCAGATTTGCCTCCGAAAGTAAGTGAGTATTGTTTTACCACTAATCTTGCAGGGTTATTTAAAGCCTTGAAGGAGTTGGGACGCAGATTCAGATGGCCAAAACCTCCAGCAGAAGGATACTTCAACATCAGAAAGGAAACAggcaagaagtgtgagttccacgacAGCAACACCCATGACACCGACGAATGCCATTCCCTCAGAAAGGAAGTCAAGTTCCATTATAATCAAGGAAACCTGGATCACCTCCTACCCAGAGGCATAACCAGAGTGAACTCAGCAGATCAGGTTCTGCCATCTCCTCCTCCTCAATGCACTAGAACTGTGAATGTTATTACAGGTGGATCGGAGCTGTGCGGACTGACATATTCAGCAGCAAAGAGGCACGCAACCAGAACTAAGCGAGACATACCAGAAAATTCCTGCAGGATCAACCGCCAGAATCTGCCATCAGTTACCTTTGACGAAACAGATGCAGGGTCCGCTCTAGAACAGCACCACGATGCTCTAATCATCACGCTCCCCATAGAAAATTGCGAGCTGAGAAAGATCTTGGTGGATACCGGAAGCTCCGTCAACTTGATCATGTTAGAGACACTCAAAGGCagaatcggtaacggcccatgacgtgcttgagacaatggcttggttaaaggatcagcgatgttgtcagctggcctaaccttacagactgtaatttccttcttttcaattaaatctctaattacataaaatttcctaagtacgtgtctagacttgttactagacttgggctcttttgcttgaaaaattgccacactgttatcacaatataaagtgataggatccttggCCGTCGAATCTACTTTCATTCCCtctaagaattgcctaatccaaacagcttcctttgcagcttcagaggctgtaATGTACTCAGCTTgggttgtagaatcagcagtcacataCTCCTTAAAatttctccagcaaaccgcccctccgttcaacaaaaagacaaaaccagcttgggatttcaaatcattcctgtcggtttggaaactggcatccgtataacctcttatacgtaattcagattctcctccaaacactaagaatgaatccttagttcttctcaagtacttcagaatattcttgacggctatccagtgactctcacctggagttttctgaaaacgactcgtcataccaaagcatacgagacgtctggacgagaacacatcatagcatacatgatcgatccaacaacggaagcatagggaatcgatttcatgcgttcaatatccttaggctcagtaggacactgtgacttactcaaagtaatcccactgcttataggtagaaaacctctcttggagtttttcatatcgaatcggtcaagaatcttatcgatataggcttcttgagtcaaagctaatatccttttggatctatccctatagatccgaaTACCCAAGATGCACTgggcttctcccaaatctttcatttggaagtgattttctaaccacttcttgacagaagcaagcatatctacatcattcccaatgagtaatatgtcgtccacataaagaagtaagaaaacaactttactcccactaaacttcatgtataaacatggttcctcaacacttcgtgaaaaaccattctgtttaataacatgatcaaaacgatgatccaactccttgacgcttgcttaagaccataaatggatctcttaagtttgcatactttgttaggatttttaggatccacaaaaccttcagattgtgtcatgaacacttcctcttctagaaacccgttcaggaaagcggttttgacatccatttgccatatctcataatcatgaaatgcagcaatcgctaacattatccgaacagatctaagcatagcaattggtgcaaaagtttcatcatagtgtaaaccatgaacctgggtgaaaccttttgccaccaatctagctttgtagacatctttatgtccatccatgccgattttaatcttaaatATCCACTTACAGTGAAGAGCTCGAACAtttttaggtaagtcaaccaggtcccatacctgattttcgtacatggaatccatctcAGATTGTagggcctcgagccatagcttagagttagaactcgtaatagctgctttgtaggtcttaggttcatcactttccaaaggTAAAACCTCATactcaccatcttcctcgataacaccaagctatctatcaggctggcgactaaccctctctgacctcctaggttcagaatgAACAGTAACTGATTCaaacgtagaaggaacatcttcctctactgtcacatcagtttgtggctcttgaacttcatcaagttcaaattttctcccactctgtcttctagaaataaactctttttctagaaagacatcttcacgagccacaaatactttgttctcactactattgtagaagtaatatccacaagtttccttagggtagcttacaaaaatacatttttcagaatgaggtgcaagcttatcgtcagacttgctcttgacataagcatcacaaccccatactttcatgtatcgcaaattcgggactttacctttccatatctcatatggagttttgtcagttgttttagtgggactttgattaagtgagcgtGTAGCAGATGAAATGGCAAAATcccaaaatgacttaggtaactcagtttgactcatcattgatcggaccatatctaataaagttcgattcctcctttcagccacaccatttaactgtggtgtgccaggaggagttaactgggaTACAATACCACCGTCcttaaggtgatctctaaagtcattgcttaaatactccccaccacgatctgatcgtaatgctttaatcttcttatttaattggttttctacttcattctgaaacactttgaacttatcaaaagcttcacttttatacctcattaagtagatatacccatatctactcatgtcatcggtaaaagtaatgaaatagtcataattacctctagcagtgactgttattggaccacatacatcggtgtgtattaaacccaacaactaactagctcgagatcctcttcctagaaaaggtgaacgagtcatcttgccaagaagacaagattcacatgtaccaaatgattcgaaatcaaaaggtttaattatacaagtcgacactagtcttttaatgcgtttctcgttaatgtgtcctaatcgacaatgccataaaaaagattgatcgggatcacctgttttgaatcttttattatctaaatgataaacatctttgcaagtatctagaatataaacaccattgattgaaatagtttcgctatatacaatcccattaagggaaaaagtacaacgtttgtctttaattacaaaagaaaaactttttgtgtctaacacagatactgaaATTATATTCCTAGAAAATGTCGGTACAAAATAGTAATTATTAAGAAATAACTGCAACCCTGAAGCTAAGTTAAGTatataagttcctactgagacggcgattactttagacccgttacccattcggagatcaacatcacccttgtttagctttcttatgctttttaggccctgcaaatgttTGCACAAgtaagaaccacaaccagtatctaatacccaagttgtatttgaagtataatttatgtctatcataaaagattcagttgagaaattacatgttggcttcacaatgccagctttgatgtcatccaagtatttcgtgcaattacgcctccaatgtcccttgttattacagtaattacaagtatctttaagaggattaccctttataggtttaggcttggtagagcaattcgcaattgctttacctttgccctccacctgaacgggcttcttacctgtgttcctcttaaactgcttcttccttcttcactttaatcgcaagTACATCCATCCTCTTACTCCCATTCAGTCCCATATCCTTCTCTACTTGCACAAGCaaagaatggagctcatgtaaactttttctcatgttcgtcatattataatttaacctaaattgggtaaatcctttgacgtgagagagagagtggagcactcggtccaccacaagttcatcggggatcttacatcccaacccctctaaagtttccacgtactcaatcattttaattacgtgtgaacttacaggttgaccatctttgaggttagcctcaaagaaacgaactgcggtgttATAGTGAATTATCCttggggcttgagaaaacatagtggaaagcctcgagaatacttcatgtgcatcgcgaaacttgacacattgcctttgtaaagcaggatccattgaaaaaatcaaaacatttttaattccagcggattccttttgataattagAATAAGCCTCCCTTACATTGGCAGTGGCCCTAGAACTAGGCGaaggggagagggatcgacaaggtagcgtaatttgccatcacatgcggcagctaatcgaagttgttcctcccaatctttaaaattactaccgtcggcttttaaaacacatttgtccataaaagaatgtagccatgaatctctagctatagtgatggtttcactagtagaagccatcgtgattactacaaaggaaatgaaaggaaagataacatttatcgtctaaaaattttaacttgtgaaactatttaacaagttcccatttataaaatgatctcccactgaattatataaattattccaagatccaaaattttatataaacacgggcacggtgaaccgattcaacccatatttatataaatttggtgagtctacaactttgactgattctactactagaactcttggtcgacggattttcttaaaatctatcttttagccccagaaataaATATAGGCATGGTGGACCGATTAAACCCATATTtattccgttgagtccaaccaattttcactcgtaataacttttattaccctacatacccaacgtaaaaagagtgtacctcggtgatctgaacctacctctaatgaagaagggattcgtgaaaactccgtctttagatgcttcatctaactactaataattaaattacataacaatttcctattatacaatttgtaataaaattaaaatacactattaattaattacaaattgggcgatacgaaatcgcaattaattacaaaacaagtcaatattcccttacattacgggaaatacgaACTTCTACCTATGgtcatattaggaaaaattacataattaatataCTAAAAActattcatccaaatgaataataaaaatgcattatgtaaatatgtcatgccaaatcgtctaacttaccaacaacgatcttTTGAGCTTGTTTCGACGGAATTCTTACCATTAAAAttccataatcaattcttaaaataattttaagatTAACTAATCATACTAATCtgatctaatatcaaaataattattctcactaattatcttgaatttatatgggactAAAACATAAATTATGacaaaaagacataataattcacaattattatggTAAAATtccatttgattaaaatatttatggaaaaataaattttaaaattgtgtatattctggtcttacaccaaaaatgacatgcatgtgaaaatttttggttttgaaatttatttaaaacaatttcacaatttactcggtaaaacggcaatttttacgatttaattctaaatcaaaccataaaaattgaaacaacttcaaaataaaattttgtacattttggaaaaatttccaggaactaaaaattcaaaaattttgagcccataaattaaatcaatatttatttgcaaaataaccattatttaccaatttttatcaaataaaaattaataaactacctaaattaatcacagtaatttaaaatttctatttttctcataaatagaacatgcatacAGTTATTTCTAAATTAATATTCATAAAATTAATATGTAACATAATTTAGTTAACTCTTAAtcaattttattacatttttaatcaattttatgccaatttaagtcATAAAAAGTGAATAAATATTACAAAAATCAAGTTTTCATCCCATATCAttttaagaccagattatttacatgcaagaccaaattatgtgataaaactaattttaactacataatatcaaattttattaatttatctcataaattactaaaatcgtcttaagactacatgcatgtatataacaatgctctgataccacttgttagttatttataCCAAATatgactcatcttatgatatcaaaaaaaaaattacatactaattttgtagtggtctaaatctacatgtaTGCATAGACAAATAACAAgaagatggtataaaaccatcttaagagagaatttccttacattggaatAAGGAAAATtttgggcactacaaag is a window encoding:
- the LOC141646549 gene encoding uncharacterized protein LOC141646549 encodes the protein MYKIPGVARPLKKAARDSYADSPFVDDIALVGVPKGCVSPAMMLYYGTTDPLDHINHYKQKMMVITATGSLKEACMCKGFGSTLSGAALQWFVGLLNKSIANFADLVNAFNQQFASSRKPEKQTNCNTPFNKEKVAIPRCDIATAIQAFRRGLHQDSDLYKDLTKHPCTTFEEVQSKAIAVIRLEEDSTPIRGVYDSDPVSRKDPVEKRSERPKPYNRSVNKVSGSSEGKREADLPPKVSEYCFTTNLAGLFKALKELGRRFRWPKPPAEGYFNIRKETGKKCEFHDSNTHDTDECHSLRKEVKFHYNQGNLDHLLPRGITRVNSADQVLPSPPPQCTRTVNVITGGSELCGLTYSAAKRHATRTKRDIPENSCRINRQNLPSVTFDETDAGSALEQHHDALIITLPIENCELRKILVDTGSSVNLIMLETLKGRIGNGP